A genomic window from Rhodococcus sp. KBS0724 includes:
- a CDS encoding class F sortase — translation MTSMNPNPAPDESGSSFAEPAGRRKSRVFATAAIIVAVTVGLFMTYLGTRSDESTAIPPAPTVGQSAPAVVAAADAHMAPGILSLDPLGVQAPILDASVIDGALTPPDDVSEVGIWLDGAPLDSSTGTTLIAGHVNLAGQGNGALFDLGTVEPGQEIRTSDAAGNSTRWRVTSVVSRAKADGIEESVLAGPDGPRKLAVVTCGGELDFTDGVGNYQDNVYLYADVI, via the coding sequence ATGACGTCGATGAATCCGAATCCCGCACCGGACGAGTCCGGCAGCAGCTTCGCGGAACCTGCAGGAAGGCGCAAGTCTCGCGTATTTGCCACTGCCGCAATAATTGTGGCAGTGACTGTGGGCCTGTTCATGACATATCTCGGCACTCGGTCGGACGAGAGTACGGCGATACCGCCGGCGCCGACGGTCGGCCAATCAGCACCGGCGGTCGTCGCTGCTGCGGACGCACACATGGCGCCCGGTATCCTGTCCCTCGATCCGCTCGGGGTGCAGGCACCGATCCTCGACGCGAGCGTCATCGACGGAGCCTTGACCCCTCCGGACGACGTCAGCGAGGTCGGGATCTGGTTGGACGGTGCGCCATTGGATTCGTCGACGGGCACAACACTGATCGCCGGGCACGTGAATCTTGCCGGTCAGGGCAACGGTGCGTTGTTCGACCTCGGGACGGTCGAGCCTGGGCAGGAGATTCGCACGTCCGATGCCGCCGGCAACAGCACCCGGTGGCGGGTCACCTCGGTGGTGTCGCGTGCGAAGGCAGACGGAATCGAGGAGAGCGTTCTGGCGGGGCCGGACGGTCCGCGCAAGCTTGCTGTGGTGACGTGTGGTGGCGAACTGGATTTCACAGATGGGGTTGGTAACTACCAGGACAACGTTTATCTGTATGCCGACGTGATCTAG